Genomic DNA from Hordeum vulgare subsp. vulgare chromosome 2H, MorexV3_pseudomolecules_assembly, whole genome shotgun sequence:
gtgtagtcaacctgttttcctctcgcaatttacatgtcatgtggtgttcatcgtctattaaaactttggccacacgttggaggttcctagttattgggccatagttataattgtctcatgttacatgttgtacaaacaacaacaacaacccaaattatcctttgaatgatcgtagcacatgtggtcgttttgaatggtttatataatgcccatattgtgtggaactgtttagagctcaaggtgtactattacaaaattgaatttgatgtttagtatttgggtggttgtcgatgatatgcttcctgttttacctccatgtgaagtaatttgcatttatatttagaaatagttggtgttcatccatatactaaatttgttaaattataatttacagcttatttcttTGCTTGGAccgaattacggaaattaattgacacgacacactacacgtatggatcacatctaacttgggaggagaaggatgatcttctccactttcttgttgctggtgttctggcttctagggataccttcccgtatcattttggaTTTGGCCAAAATTAtttattttacatgccactagtgcataggttgagtccagatgacattcaccgaaatgtcttggtaagagtttcctaattaagtacgctctactattgcataaatggtgttgatcacattgctaactaggttattattatgttcttcaacaacaactgccacatgatgtagtgcctccgttaatggacccagaaggtcaaatgagaattagaagcccgctgagggctgagttctatgctccatacttgattaacttcaaatcaagataaaaaagactccaaattgaagcatggagagaaataaagaaggttcgcaaaccacaagctggagaccattggatctctgtgattcatcatggagccatatgtcttattctgttttatgacattatatctaagagcgaggactaggtcttatgagagacaagttattgtagtttatattattacttgacatgatcgattaattaggatgccTGATGTATATGAtaactatatatatattatgatgtttctctattttattttatgtgtatcatatgataacttggtatatgattaagttgatgatgagttgttagatgatcgattagaatactattgccattcgacggaaatgatatgaaatgatatagtgtaaaaaagatgcatatatgtgcatgtaactcgtgtctacattttgtaaatatgttcgacaaagcacgacgaattaccaagcacggagatatataagagcTGACACTTTTCTAAGCCGTGTTAACGTTAGgcatagcagtagcagtagcgttggtaaaccaagcacgaagatatataagagaggacacttttcaATCTAAGCCGTGTTAACGTTAggcatagcagtagcgttggtaaaccaagcacggatatatataagagaggacacttttctctattagctagctaataacaacctaaattaacccctaaaccagcccctttcaaaaaaaaaaacctcagctccagccaggtgctgacgcgtggatgccttttggtcccggttggtgtcaccaaccgggactaaaggccccccctgcctggcctgaccgcagcggccacgtggaggccaatctgtcccggttcgtgtaagaaccgggactaaaggccaagggtattagtaacgacctttttgtcccggttccaaaaccgggacagaaggcccttacgaaccgggacaaaaggccctttttctactagtgattgtTTCACGGGATAATGATCCAATGCTTGATGAAGCTGTGGCACCACCTCCTATCATCTGTCTTGTCAGTTGCTCTGACTAATGTGATGAGCGCTCTGATTAGTGtgatgaggtgtggttgaatcctattgtgccgtcggggggggggggggggggggaggagggagggagggggcgatGAGTTCGTTGACCCAATGTGCTCGGAGGCTATGATCTCAGTGTCTCATCGCGGTGGCTGCTCCCTGACTACTTATGTGCATTCGCTCGCACGTACGACTCAGAGATTGGGGGAGCAAATTGATTTCAACGTGGAGTGCGTGATGAGAGATTTCGACAAGCCTACCGTTTTGGTTGAGTCTTGGGTTAAGGGAGCAGTCTTATTGTCGAGGTGACTCAGGTTGATGCACCACCTTTATCTTTGGAGAAATTTCTTAGCAAGGTTACTCGTTGGGACGATTCTAGGGGGGAcaagggggcggggggggggggggggggctagaccccccctaacaaattgatttttctaCTATAATAATGGTTGTTGTAGCTATTTTTTTACTTCATATGAACTTTGTCCCTCCATGAACAAACTTGCCCCCCTATGCTTGCATGTTGGCTTCGTCCCTGGTTACTCGTGTCGTCCCACCCCCTTTGCTTGAGACCCTAGGATAGGGGGGATGCCTCTCAGCGGCATAACAGGCGCTTGGAAAAGAAGAACATTGCATGCAACATCCCGATGACCAAGCGCGAAGAGTATATGTtgttggaagtttttgatgaGTTGCGAGAGATGCTCTAGGTGGAGGGCATTGGGCAAAAGATGAAACAGTATATGGACATGTACAAAAAAGTTGCTTTCACCACAAGTGATTGCAACATTGAACACTATCATGCATTACTGGGAAGCCGGAGTTTAACCTTGCTGGATGTTTCCCACAAGATAATGTTAGCTAATGATGGTTCCATGCAGAAGTGGTGGCGGGGTTCGTTATGGATGAGTTATGTTGAGTGTGTGCTGATGAGTTCGGTTGCACTCGTACCACATGAACTGGTTTTGGGCATTGGCACTCTTGTGTCTAGTTCACACGGTGTCCCTTGATGTCACATCTATGTTTTTTCCCTACCCACAAGCTCTATTTTTTCTTCATTCGGTTTTCCTTAATAAACCGGGAAATGTTAGATTTTTGGGTCCAGCTTTTCTTAATAAACCAGGAAATGTTATGTTTTTGGGTTCAGTTTCCTCAtgaccatctttcttcttctaaaTGAAATGCAGTAACCCCTGTCCTGATGATGaggcttttatttatttttaaaaagatGGTAACCTGTGTGAACTCTGAGTTTGCTAACTACACATGTCCCATGCAGTATATCCTTATATGAATATTATTGATGTGTAAAGTTATGAACAATACTAGCAATACATATGTAATTTCCGTCCGATTTCCATCCGATATGACCCATCACAATTTATGCATTTGGATCAAATTACTCAGATCGTACTGCCTAGAATCAGGGTAGGGGTTCCTCTGAACTAAGGAATTTAATCCCTGCGAATCAGTCTTGAGAAATGGAATCATGTTTGAGGATCAATTGCTCATTAACAAGAATAATATCCCTCCGAGTCCGCAAATTGAAAGGAATATAATGAGCGTGCGATCTCGCCTCTGCCTATATAGTACACACATCACCTCATCTCTCCCCAATCCATTCTCCTCTTCCCCCACGTACGTAGACGGAGTCGCGGAGCATCCTGCGTCCTTCACTGCGCGACATGGCTTCTCCTTCCTTCGTCGTTTTCGCGGCTCAAGCCAGCTGCTGGCTCCTCCTCCTTTCCCACGGCGTCTCCGGCTGGTCCGACGCCGGCGCGACGTGGTACGGCCCCCGCATCGGCGGCGGCAGCGACGGTACGTACGCACGCATGCATGGACGACGCACGCATGCATGTTGCAGGTGGTGCGTGCGGGTACCAGCAAGCAACGTATATATTAGTATAGTTGTGTATGTTGAATAACGCAAGCATGGATGAATGTACGTACGTGCATGTTGCAGGTGGTGCGTGCGGGTACCAGCGCGACGTGGAGAGCCCGCCGTTCTCCGCCATGATCACGGCCGGCGGCCCCTCCCTCTACAAGAACGGCAAGGGCTGCGGCGCTTGCTACCAGGTGAGATGCAGCAGCAATGCCGCTTGCTCCGGCCGTCCGGTGACCGTGGTTGTCACCGACCAGTGCCCCGGCGGGCCGTGCCTGGCCGAGGCCACCCACTTCGACCTCAGCGGCAAGGCGTTCGGCGCCTTGGCCAAGCCGGGTCAGGCCGACAACCTCCGCAACGTCGGCAACCTCAAAGTCCAGTACAACCGGTAACTAAGCTCGAGCCCAATGCATGCTTCGATCGATCCATTGTCATCTCTTTGAATGATTTCTTCGCTTGTAGGGTTCCATGCAGCTGGCGAGGGCTGGACGTCGCGTTCGAGGTCGACGCTGGCTCCAACCCGAACTACCTCGCGGTGCTCATCGAGTACgagtccggcgacggcgaggtgtCGGCGGTCGAGCTCCAGCAGCGCGGCGGCGGGTGGGCGCCGATGCAGCAGTCGTGGGGCGCGGTGTGGAAGTACAACTCCGGGTCCACCCTACGGGCGCCCATGTCGATCCGCCTTACCACCGGCTCTGGGAAGAAGCTCGTGGCCACCAACGTCATCCCCTCCGGCTGGCAGGCTGGCAAGACCTACAGATCTATCCCAAAATACTGAATAGTTGTTTCATAAAGGGTAACGTCACCATGTAGTAGCTCCACGTGTAATCGACCTTGATTTGGAATAGTTGTTTTCATgcttgaaaataaactagcaaacatgcccgtgcgttgcaacgaaatTTTTTCTTTTAGCAAAATAGcctgtgcgttgccacggaagaaaaaaaacataatcttcaatgatggtgaccatattatgttcacatatcattgCTTGATTTAAAAAATTTGTACACAAatgtaagaaaatgtttcttcttttaaatttattcacaagttgaagcaacctttacattttcaaaaaatatatatcatggttgtcaaaaatcttggtaactcaaagatttattctgaatttcaagattttttctTAGAAAACATACATAATAATCCGATTCATCCaatagttaattcttcaaaattcacacagctATATAGTCACAAAgatttagaagcattaatgtttaactacatacattagatctgtcgtgaacaattttacaaatatgggaacaattttaaaatcgagaacattttttacaatttcaaaacatttact
This window encodes:
- the LOC123428931 gene encoding putative expansin-B14; amino-acid sequence: MASPSFVVFAAQASCWLLLLSHGVSGWSDAGATWYGPRIGGGSDGGACGYQRDVESPPFSAMITAGGPSLYKNGKGCGACYQVRCSSNAACSGRPVTVVVTDQCPGGPCLAEATHFDLSGKAFGALAKPGQADNLRNVGNLKVQYNRVPCSWRGLDVAFEVDAGSNPNYLAVLIEYESGDGEVSAVELQQRGGGWAPMQQSWGAVWKYNSGSTLRAPMSIRLTTGSGKKLVATNVIPSGWQAGKTYRSIPKY